From a single Halobellus ruber genomic region:
- a CDS encoding methyl-accepting chemotaxis protein, which yields MWKLIRSRYGTKLALGYVTTGAFVASVGFLTGSVAATVLATLSGLLALGSITGTATLSAAQEIEREAQRIADGDLDREIKNERTDELGRIYDAVDTIRVSLAERISDLEAAREEAERTSDEATRMADDYQRIAERYAATMQRAAEGDLTQRIDVDTEYESMTTIGREFNTTIEQLQAALADVDAFAETIRDDVDEMRTRGAAVEDAVDGAVDTADDITERAQSQRAQIETVTQDIDTLSATAEEVAATVDDLAEQSDDVTATSADARTAASDAIDEMEDIQAEIDDAVDQIEALADSTDEITEIVDIIGDIAEQTNMLALNASIEAARAGDSGGSSGNGFAVVADEVKQLAGKTQARADEIGAMIEEVREATGDAAESVRTTRTRIETGTDTVASALEDIEDIADSVAEIDNGIVEIRDATADQAETLQTTAASVNEVAEGSRETEAAAGDIAERINEQQEAVDDITATLGTFERNAGELAAQLDAFDVGTLDGSVAGGTQAAAAPDGGDPR from the coding sequence ATGTGGAAGCTGATACGGAGTCGCTACGGAACGAAACTCGCGCTCGGGTACGTCACGACCGGAGCGTTCGTTGCGTCGGTGGGCTTTCTCACCGGCAGCGTCGCCGCCACCGTGTTGGCGACGCTCTCGGGGCTGCTGGCGTTGGGGTCGATCACCGGGACCGCGACGCTCTCGGCCGCCCAGGAGATCGAACGGGAGGCGCAACGCATCGCCGACGGCGACCTCGACCGTGAGATCAAAAACGAGCGGACCGACGAGTTGGGTCGGATCTACGACGCCGTCGACACGATACGGGTCTCGCTGGCCGAACGCATCTCCGATCTGGAGGCCGCACGGGAGGAGGCCGAACGCACCAGCGACGAGGCGACGCGGATGGCCGACGACTACCAGCGGATCGCCGAACGCTACGCCGCGACGATGCAGCGGGCCGCGGAGGGCGATCTCACGCAGCGCATCGACGTCGACACCGAGTACGAGTCGATGACGACGATCGGCCGCGAGTTCAACACCACGATTGAGCAGCTACAGGCGGCGCTGGCCGACGTCGACGCCTTCGCCGAAACAATCCGCGACGACGTCGACGAGATGCGGACCCGCGGAGCCGCAGTCGAGGACGCGGTCGACGGCGCGGTCGACACCGCCGACGACATCACCGAACGGGCGCAGTCCCAGCGGGCACAGATCGAGACCGTCACCCAGGACATCGACACCCTGTCTGCGACCGCCGAGGAGGTCGCCGCCACGGTCGACGACCTCGCAGAGCAGAGCGACGACGTGACCGCGACCAGCGCCGACGCCCGAACCGCCGCCAGCGACGCGATCGACGAGATGGAGGACATCCAAGCGGAGATCGACGACGCCGTCGACCAGATCGAGGCGCTGGCCGACAGCACCGACGAGATCACCGAGATCGTCGATATCATCGGCGACATCGCCGAACAGACGAACATGCTCGCGTTGAACGCCTCGATCGAGGCCGCCCGCGCGGGCGACAGCGGCGGCTCCTCGGGCAACGGGTTCGCCGTCGTGGCCGACGAGGTCAAACAGCTTGCGGGCAAGACCCAGGCCCGCGCCGACGAGATCGGGGCGATGATCGAGGAGGTCCGCGAGGCCACCGGCGACGCCGCGGAGTCGGTCCGGACGACGCGAACGCGGATCGAGACCGGCACCGACACGGTGGCCTCGGCGCTCGAAGACATCGAGGACATCGCCGACTCGGTCGCAGAGATCGACAACGGCATCGTGGAGATCCGCGACGCGACCGCCGACCAGGCGGAGACGCTGCAGACGACCGCCGCCTCCGTGAACGAAGTCGCGGAAGGGAGCCGCGAGACCGAGGCGGCGGCGGGCGACATCGCCGAGCGGATCAACGAACAGCAGGAGGCGGTCGACGACATCACGGCGACGCTCGGGACCTTCGAGCGGAACGCAGGGGAGCTCGCGGCCCAACTGGACGCGTTCGACGTCGGAACGCTCGACGGTAGTGTGGCCGGGGGGACGCAGGCCGCCGCGGCGCCCGACGGGGGTGATCCCCGATGA
- a CDS encoding bacteriorhodopsin, producing the protein MSTHVTAAYALAVLGFVVGVALAARLATVDDVDVDRGKFAYLLIIPGFAGLSYVLMALNVGVITVGSETIVLPRYVDWLVTTPLLVGYVGYVAGAPRRWIAGVMAADAAMIVTGGVATVTTGPTKWAFFAVSGTFHLSLFYVLYRVFPGYAQAFAKRRGLFKLLQNHVGLLWLAYPLVWVVGAPGLGYVSAAGISLVVAYLDVVAKVPYVYFVWNRRYAFDRDAAEAAVGSASAPPSSGTGAGGTPTADD; encoded by the coding sequence ATGAGCACCCACGTCACCGCGGCGTACGCCCTGGCGGTGCTCGGCTTCGTCGTCGGGGTCGCGCTCGCGGCCCGGCTGGCGACCGTCGACGACGTCGACGTCGATCGGGGGAAGTTCGCCTACCTGCTGATCATCCCCGGGTTCGCGGGACTGAGTTACGTCCTGATGGCGCTGAACGTCGGCGTCATCACCGTCGGATCGGAGACCATCGTTCTCCCGCGGTACGTCGACTGGCTGGTGACGACCCCGCTCCTCGTCGGCTACGTCGGCTACGTCGCTGGCGCGCCGCGCCGGTGGATCGCGGGCGTGATGGCGGCCGACGCGGCGATGATCGTCACCGGCGGGGTCGCGACCGTCACCACCGGGCCCACGAAGTGGGCGTTCTTCGCGGTGTCGGGGACGTTCCACCTGTCGCTGTTCTACGTTCTCTACCGCGTGTTCCCCGGATACGCGCAGGCGTTCGCCAAACGGCGCGGGCTGTTCAAACTGCTTCAGAACCACGTCGGGCTGCTGTGGCTCGCGTACCCGCTGGTGTGGGTCGTGGGCGCGCCCGGCCTCGGGTACGTCTCCGCCGCGGGCATCAGCCTCGTCGTGGCGTACCTCGACGTGGTCGCGAAGGTCCCGTACGTCTACTTCGTGTGGAACCGCCGCTACGCCTTCGACCGCGACGCCGCCGAAGCGGCGGTCGGGTCGGCGTCCGCACCGCCGTCGTCGGGGACCGGCGCGGGCGGCACTCCGACCGCGGACGACTGA
- the gcvT gene encoding glycine cleavage system aminomethyltransferase GcvT translates to MALRQPPLYDLHADRATFTDFGGWEMPVEFDSIRTEHAAVRESVGIFDVSHMGEVVVDGPDATELMQRLLTADMASLDPGDAQYAAITDEAGIIHDDTIAYRLPDDGDPRYLFVPNAGHDEEAYGRWVDRREEWGLDCEVRNETDAWAMVAVQGPDAPDAVADATTVDPADLGRNEIAAGAVDGVESWIARTGYTGEDGVEILCPPEDAAAVWSAFEGCQPCGLGSRDTLRTEMGFLLSGQDFDPDAEPRTPYEAGIGWAVDLDTGFVGRDALAEAAETGPEEAFVGLKLRERGIARHGHDITVDGEVVGHVTSGTMSPTLGEPIALGYVPTSLSEPGTQVEVVVRGDGKRAEVASTPFIRDK, encoded by the coding sequence ATGGCACTCCGGCAACCTCCGCTCTACGATCTGCACGCCGACCGGGCGACGTTCACCGACTTCGGCGGGTGGGAGATGCCCGTCGAGTTCGACTCCATCCGGACGGAGCACGCCGCAGTCCGGGAGTCCGTGGGGATCTTCGACGTCTCGCATATGGGCGAGGTCGTCGTGGACGGCCCCGACGCGACAGAACTGATGCAACGGCTCCTCACGGCCGATATGGCGTCGCTCGACCCCGGCGACGCCCAGTACGCGGCCATCACCGACGAGGCGGGGATCATCCACGACGACACCATCGCCTACCGGCTCCCGGACGACGGGGACCCCCGCTACCTGTTCGTCCCGAACGCGGGCCACGACGAGGAGGCGTACGGCCGGTGGGTCGACCGCCGCGAGGAGTGGGGACTCGACTGCGAGGTGCGTAACGAGACCGACGCGTGGGCGATGGTAGCGGTCCAGGGACCGGACGCCCCCGACGCGGTCGCCGACGCAACGACCGTGGATCCGGCAGACCTCGGCCGCAACGAGATCGCCGCGGGTGCGGTCGACGGCGTCGAGTCGTGGATCGCCCGCACCGGCTACACCGGCGAGGACGGCGTCGAGATCCTCTGTCCCCCCGAGGACGCGGCGGCTGTCTGGTCGGCGTTCGAGGGGTGTCAGCCCTGCGGGTTGGGGTCGCGGGACACCCTCCGGACCGAGATGGGATTCCTGCTTTCGGGCCAGGATTTCGACCCCGACGCGGAACCGCGGACGCCCTACGAGGCCGGCATCGGGTGGGCGGTCGACCTCGACACCGGATTCGTCGGTCGCGACGCCTTGGCCGAAGCGGCCGAGACGGGGCCCGAGGAGGCGTTCGTGGGGCTGAAACTCAGAGAGCGCGGCATCGCCCGTCACGGTCACGACATCACCGTCGACGGTGAGGTCGTCGGCCACGTCACCAGCGGGACGATGAGCCCGACGCTCGGCGAGCCGATCGCGCTGGGGTACGTCCCGACGTCGCTGTCGGAGCCCGGCACCCAGGTCGAAGTCGTGGTCCGGGGCGACGGCAAGCGGGCCGAGGTGGCGTCGACTCCGTTCATCCGGGACAAATAA
- the gcvH gene encoding glycine cleavage system protein GcvH — protein sequence MFETPDDRKYRESHEYATTDGETVTVGISDFAQDELGDVVFVELPAAGDELTQGEEFGVIESIKAVSDLYAPVSGTVSEVNEALFDQPELVNESPYGEGWMLKLDGVDDADFEALLTAEEYSEQTE from the coding sequence ATGTTTGAAACCCCGGACGATCGTAAGTATCGGGAATCACACGAGTACGCAACCACCGACGGCGAGACGGTGACCGTCGGCATCTCCGATTTCGCGCAGGACGAACTGGGTGACGTGGTCTTCGTCGAGTTGCCGGCCGCCGGCGACGAACTCACGCAGGGCGAGGAGTTCGGCGTCATCGAGTCGATCAAGGCGGTATCGGACCTGTATGCGCCGGTATCCGGCACCGTAAGCGAGGTCAACGAGGCGCTGTTCGACCAGCCGGAGTTGGTGAACGAATCGCCCTACGGCGAGGGGTGGATGCTGAAGCTCGACGGCGTCGACGACGCCGACTTCGAGGCCCTCCTCACCGCCGAGGAGTACAGCGAGCAGACGGAGTGA
- the gcvPA gene encoding aminomethyl-transferring glycine dehydrogenase subunit GcvPA — MTDAGRHERVDGTPYAPHTPEQTAAMLEAVGADSEADLFDVPSEVRFDGDLGIEPRSERELRGELSETFARNDDLTEFLGRDHHTHYVPSVVDDLSQRAEFLTSYTQYQPEIAQGFLQALFEYQSLVAELTGLPVANCSMYDAASGLAEAARLAGRVRSISGTRVLVPELLHENKRAVLDNYVDGTDLEVATYPMDDGNVDIDALSGLVGEDTALVYVENPTVRGTIEEHLDEVGTITDEAGSLFCLGTDMAALGLLEEPESVGADVVVGEADALGLPTAYGMGLGLFATRESFLRQVPGRLVGASEDESGRRTYTLTLQTREQHIRKERATSNICTNQAWIALRTAMHLAWLGPDGLVDLGNQCVREATSLAGDLDELAGVHAPVHDRHHFREFAVRTDQPAPAVAADLESEGFAVHVLDDHLLQVCVTDVNAAATDELVAAFEEAI; from the coding sequence ATGACCGACGCCGGCCGACACGAGCGCGTCGACGGCACCCCCTACGCGCCGCACACGCCCGAGCAGACCGCAGCGATGCTCGAGGCCGTCGGCGCCGACAGCGAGGCCGACCTGTTCGACGTGCCCAGCGAGGTTCGGTTCGACGGCGACCTCGGGATCGAACCGCGGAGCGAACGCGAGCTCCGCGGGGAGCTCTCCGAGACCTTCGCGCGCAACGACGACCTCACGGAGTTCCTGGGTCGGGACCACCACACCCACTACGTCCCGAGCGTGGTCGACGACCTCTCACAGCGCGCGGAGTTCCTGACCTCCTACACCCAGTACCAGCCCGAGATCGCCCAGGGGTTCCTCCAGGCGCTGTTCGAGTACCAGTCGCTGGTCGCCGAACTCACCGGGCTGCCCGTCGCCAACTGCTCGATGTACGACGCGGCGTCGGGGCTCGCGGAGGCCGCCCGGCTCGCCGGCCGGGTCCGGTCGATTTCGGGCACCCGCGTCCTCGTGCCGGAACTCCTCCACGAGAACAAACGCGCGGTACTCGACAACTACGTCGACGGGACCGACCTGGAGGTCGCGACCTACCCGATGGACGACGGAAACGTCGATATCGACGCGCTCTCGGGGCTCGTCGGCGAGGACACAGCCTTGGTCTACGTCGAGAACCCCACCGTCCGAGGCACGATCGAGGAGCACCTCGACGAAGTCGGGACGATCACCGACGAGGCGGGTTCGCTGTTCTGTCTCGGCACCGATATGGCCGCACTCGGGCTCCTCGAAGAACCCGAGAGCGTGGGCGCCGACGTCGTCGTCGGCGAGGCCGACGCCCTCGGACTGCCGACCGCCTACGGGATGGGCCTGGGGCTTTTCGCCACTCGGGAGTCGTTCCTCCGGCAGGTCCCCGGACGGCTCGTCGGCGCCAGCGAGGACGAGTCGGGCCGACGCACCTACACCCTGACGCTGCAGACCAGAGAGCAACACATCCGGAAGGAGCGTGCGACCTCGAACATCTGCACCAACCAGGCGTGGATCGCGCTGCGGACCGCGATGCACCTGGCGTGGCTGGGTCCCGACGGGCTCGTCGACCTCGGCAACCAGTGCGTTCGGGAGGCTACGTCGCTCGCCGGCGACCTAGACGAGCTTGCTGGCGTCCACGCGCCCGTCCACGACCGCCACCACTTCCGTGAGTTCGCGGTTCGGACCGACCAGCCCGCGCCGGCGGTCGCCGCGGACCTCGAGTCCGAGGGGTTCGCGGTCCACGTCCTCGACGACCACCTGCTGCAGGTGTGCGTCACCGACGTGAACGCGGCGGCGACCGACGAACTGGTCGCCGCGTTCGAGGAGGCGATATAA